Proteins from one Pelorhabdus rhamnosifermentans genomic window:
- a CDS encoding TRAP transporter large permease → MDLGVWLLLGSFITLMILRIPIAYSLGISSVITCLYSDIPLTPLAQRMVASLDSFPLMTIPFFILAGLIMSQGGIARRIVDFASVLVGRMRGGLAMVNIVASMFFGGTTGSSVADVASVGPVLIPMMESKGYGKDFAVSVTVCASTTGIILPPSHNAIIFAVAAGGTVSIGAMFLAGYIPGLLVALGLMTVSYFLALKRGYAKENPKSLKETWNALKDGFLSLTVAVIIVGGIVSGIFTATESGAIACVYALILTTCYYKELQWSEIPGILQKVAVTCGMVFFLVATSSAFGWIMAYQHIPQAIAAGIASITKDPFYVILIVNLFILIIGFFMDMAASILILTPIFMPIAVGIGMDPVHFGIMLLLNLSIGLVHPPVGTALFVGCAIAKCSLESTVKAILMFIPVLIVVLLLVTYVPAVTMTLPKMFMP, encoded by the coding sequence ATGGATCTCGGGGTTTGGCTATTGCTAGGTTCTTTTATTACGTTGATGATTCTTCGGATACCCATTGCCTATAGCTTAGGCATCTCTTCGGTGATTACTTGTCTTTATTCGGATATTCCGCTGACACCACTGGCTCAACGGATGGTAGCATCGTTAGATTCTTTCCCATTAATGACGATTCCCTTCTTTATTTTAGCCGGACTTATTATGTCGCAAGGGGGCATTGCCCGACGAATTGTTGATTTTGCTAGCGTCTTGGTCGGCCGTATGCGCGGCGGGCTGGCTATGGTCAACATTGTTGCCAGTATGTTTTTTGGTGGTACAACGGGTTCCTCTGTTGCTGATGTAGCGTCTGTCGGACCTGTGCTGATTCCAATGATGGAAAGCAAGGGTTATGGAAAAGATTTTGCTGTATCTGTTACAGTTTGTGCTTCAACGACAGGCATTATTTTGCCGCCTAGTCATAACGCCATTATTTTTGCCGTAGCTGCTGGTGGAACTGTATCCATTGGTGCGATGTTTTTGGCTGGTTATATTCCTGGTCTGCTTGTTGCCCTGGGACTTATGACAGTCAGTTATTTTCTGGCATTAAAACGGGGCTATGCGAAAGAAAATCCCAAAAGCCTTAAAGAAACGTGGAATGCCTTGAAGGATGGTTTCTTAAGTTTAACTGTGGCTGTGATTATTGTCGGTGGCATTGTTTCCGGAATTTTTACGGCTACTGAATCCGGTGCTATTGCCTGTGTATATGCTTTGATTCTTACGACCTGTTACTATAAGGAACTGCAATGGTCCGAAATTCCTGGAATTTTACAAAAAGTCGCTGTTACTTGCGGCATGGTATTTTTTCTTGTGGCTACATCCTCGGCTTTTGGCTGGATTATGGCTTATCAGCATATTCCGCAAGCCATTGCTGCTGGTATTGCATCGATTACGAAAGACCCCTTTTACGTTATTCTCATTGTAAACCTCTTTATTTTAATTATTGGCTTTTTTATGGATATGGCTGCTTCAATTTTGATTTTGACACCTATTTTTATGCCGATTGCAGTAGGCATTGGTATGGATCCTGTTCATTTCGGCATTATGTTGTTGCTCAATCTTTCGATTGGTTTGGTTCACCCGCCTGTAGGGACAGCTTTATTTGTCGGTTGTGCCATTGCCAAGTGTTCGCTAGAAAGTACTGTAAAAGCGATCTTGATGTTTATTCCGGTTTTAATCGTTGTTCTTCTGCTTGTGACTTACGTTCCGGCTGTCACGATGACACTGCCGAAAATGTTTATGCCTTGA
- a CDS encoding TRAP transporter small permease has translation MKSEEVEDFHGPIGFLARSAEFMMVLLTVAMVCLVSYQVFQRYVLKYTPPWSEELSVYLMIWFGMIGIAVGVRRDSHMALHYFADLFPAIFQKPLEIFKYVLILLYTGALLREGIAMVELTMSQTSPAMHAPVGYVYASLPFSFCLILVFAAERLIKALRKGRGE, from the coding sequence ATGAAGAGTGAGGAAGTGGAAGACTTTCATGGTCCGATTGGCTTTTTGGCCCGCAGCGCTGAGTTTATGATGGTGCTGCTTACGGTAGCAATGGTTTGTTTAGTGTCCTATCAGGTATTCCAAAGATACGTGCTCAAATATACTCCGCCTTGGTCAGAAGAACTCTCAGTTTATTTAATGATTTGGTTTGGGATGATTGGTATTGCTGTGGGTGTTCGACGTGATTCACATATGGCGCTGCATTACTTTGCCGACCTATTTCCTGCAATTTTTCAAAAGCCCTTAGAAATATTTAAGTATGTTCTTATTTTGCTTTATACAGGTGCTTTACTTCGTGAAGGAATTGCCATGGTAGAGCTGACAATGTCACAAACATCTCCTGCCATGCATGCGCCTGTTGGCTATGTTTATGCATCATTACCCTTTAGTTTTTGTTTGATTCTGGTGTTTGCTGCAGAACGACTGATCAAAGCTCTCAGGAAGGGGCGGGGTGAATAA
- a CDS encoding tagaturonate reductase has product MVKLNHALISSTFAFPSDVKVASSAAKLPEKALQFGEGNFLRAFVDWMFHQLNTQGLFQGSVVLVQPIKEGLTEKINAQDGLYTLFLRGLKDGKAFEQKEVIQSVSRCLNPYDDWKAVLSCAESSTLEFVVSNTTEAGIVFREQDRLTDCPPVSYPGKLTALLYQRFTFFKGDKKKGLVIIPCELIDRNGDNLKKAVFQFADLWNLPGEFKTWLQESNQFLNTLVDRVVTGYPRDDIKEITKHLGYEDDLVDTGEIFHLWVIEGPKELAERLPFTKIGLNVIWTNDMTPYRTRKVRILNGAHTASIPAAFLYGLETVGELMDHKILGRYIRQLIYEEIIPSIDLDKAMLKEFADAVVERFQNPYIHHYLLSILLNSSSKFRARVLPSILEYSKLNHQLPDKLTFSFAALIAVYKDGVIDGSAMKAKRHAGEFIMKDDLAALQFFANTWSHFDGTAAAAKKVAQTVLASETLWGQNLTTVPGLVDKVGDYLYQITAQGMQATVNQLVHD; this is encoded by the coding sequence ATGGTTAAATTGAATCACGCTTTAATCAGCAGCACGTTCGCTTTTCCTAGTGATGTGAAGGTGGCATCGTCTGCAGCCAAATTACCTGAAAAGGCTTTGCAATTTGGTGAGGGGAATTTTCTCCGGGCTTTTGTTGATTGGATGTTTCATCAATTAAATACACAAGGCTTATTTCAAGGTAGTGTTGTTCTTGTTCAGCCGATAAAAGAAGGTCTTACGGAAAAGATTAATGCGCAGGATGGTCTTTATACATTATTCCTTCGCGGTCTAAAAGACGGCAAAGCTTTTGAACAAAAAGAAGTGATTCAGTCTGTGAGTCGTTGTTTGAATCCTTATGATGATTGGAAAGCGGTGCTGAGCTGTGCCGAAAGTTCAACTTTGGAATTCGTTGTGTCTAATACGACAGAGGCAGGCATTGTTTTTCGTGAACAGGATCGCCTGACTGATTGTCCGCCTGTTTCTTATCCAGGAAAACTTACGGCTCTTTTGTATCAACGCTTTACCTTCTTTAAAGGCGATAAAAAGAAGGGGCTTGTCATTATTCCTTGTGAACTCATTGATCGCAATGGAGATAACTTAAAGAAAGCTGTTTTTCAGTTCGCTGATTTATGGAATTTACCGGGTGAATTTAAAACATGGCTGCAAGAATCGAATCAATTTCTCAATACGTTAGTTGATCGTGTGGTTACAGGTTATCCTCGCGATGACATCAAAGAAATTACGAAGCATCTGGGCTATGAAGACGATCTTGTTGATACAGGAGAAATCTTTCATCTGTGGGTCATTGAGGGACCGAAGGAACTTGCTGAGCGACTTCCCTTTACCAAAATTGGTTTAAATGTTATTTGGACGAATGACATGACGCCTTACCGGACCCGCAAGGTGAGAATTCTGAATGGGGCTCATACGGCATCCATCCCAGCTGCTTTTCTCTATGGGTTGGAAACAGTGGGAGAACTGATGGATCACAAAATTCTGGGACGCTATATTCGCCAGCTTATTTATGAAGAAATTATTCCATCCATTGATTTGGATAAAGCCATGCTGAAAGAATTTGCCGATGCGGTTGTAGAACGGTTTCAAAATCCCTATATTCATCACTATTTATTAAGTATTTTATTAAATTCTTCGTCAAAATTCAGGGCGCGTGTCTTGCCTTCTATTCTTGAATATAGCAAATTGAATCATCAATTGCCTGACAAGTTAACTTTTTCTTTTGCTGCTTTGATTGCCGTTTATAAAGACGGTGTGATTGACGGTTCGGCTATGAAGGCCAAACGTCATGCCGGTGAATTTATCATGAAAGATGATTTGGCCGCTTTACAATTCTTTGCGAATACGTGGTCTCATTTTGACGGCACAGCGGCTGCAGCCAAAAAAGTGGCGCAAACAGTATTGGCTAGTGAAACCCTGTGGGGACAGAATTTAACGACTGTGCCTGGGCTGGTGGATAAGGTTGGCGATTATCTCTATCAAATTACAGCGCAGGGCATGCAGGCTACGGTAAACCAGCTTGTTCATGACTAG
- a CDS encoding PaaI family thioesterase, whose translation MSDENDWCFACGSQNPLGLHLKFQEINDTYQTQFTGKKEHQGYAGILHGGIISTLLDEVTAGYLYAKGLHALTARLEVRYRHPTPIDQPLTVSGRIHKVKGKVYELFGKIQLADGTVTAEGKTTAIVLKDDK comes from the coding sequence ATGAGTGACGAGAATGATTGGTGCTTTGCCTGTGGCTCTCAAAATCCCTTGGGACTGCATCTGAAATTTCAAGAGATCAATGATACGTATCAGACCCAGTTTACTGGTAAGAAAGAACACCAAGGTTATGCTGGTATTTTGCATGGCGGTATTATTAGTACGCTTCTTGATGAAGTAACGGCTGGCTATCTTTATGCTAAGGGGCTGCACGCTTTAACAGCAAGGCTGGAAGTTCGCTATCGGCATCCCACACCGATTGATCAGCCGCTCACGGTTAGTGGGCGTATTCATAAGGTGAAAGGCAAGGTGTATGAACTTTTCGGAAAAATTCAATTGGCAGACGGGACAGTAACAGCCGAAGGCAAAACGACTGCCATTGTGCTAAAGGATGATAAATAA
- a CDS encoding TRAP transporter substrate-binding protein, with product MKSLKWMAVGLLGVFAATTFLAGCGGSAQAPTEKKEIILKAADVQPEDYPTVMGLKKMAQLLDERTQGRIKMQVYAGGQLGGEKETIEMTQMGTVAISRVSSSPLASFSPQMGALSMPFLFRDAAHFWKVLDGDIGKGMLKELEKSNLIGLAYYDSGARSFYTKNKPINSPADGQGQKIRVQQSKIFIDTVNALGASATAMGYGEVYSGLQTGIIDGAENNPPSLWSAKHYEVCKYFALDEHAMVPETVIMSKKVWDTLSPEDQKIVMQAAIDSGVYQRQVWADYTTKSLNDLKDKGVIISTPDKAAFRKAVEPMYANYPEYKDIIAKIQAVQ from the coding sequence ATGAAAAGCTTGAAATGGATGGCAGTAGGTTTGTTAGGGGTATTTGCGGCAACAACGTTCCTCGCGGGTTGTGGCGGTTCGGCACAGGCCCCAACGGAAAAAAAGGAGATTATATTAAAGGCTGCTGATGTTCAGCCGGAAGATTATCCAACTGTTATGGGCTTAAAGAAGATGGCTCAATTGCTTGATGAAAGAACGCAAGGCCGTATAAAAATGCAGGTTTATGCGGGTGGACAATTAGGCGGTGAAAAAGAAACGATTGAAATGACACAAATGGGTACAGTTGCCATTAGCCGTGTCAGTTCTTCACCACTTGCTAGCTTCTCACCACAAATGGGCGCTCTTTCCATGCCGTTTCTCTTCCGTGATGCTGCGCATTTCTGGAAGGTTCTTGATGGAGATATTGGCAAAGGCATGTTGAAAGAACTGGAAAAAAGTAATTTAATTGGTTTAGCTTACTATGATTCGGGTGCACGCAGTTTTTACACCAAAAATAAACCAATTAATTCACCGGCAGACGGGCAAGGACAAAAAATTCGTGTACAACAAAGTAAAATTTTCATTGATACAGTCAACGCTTTAGGGGCTTCAGCTACAGCCATGGGTTATGGTGAAGTATATAGTGGACTTCAAACAGGTATTATTGATGGTGCTGAAAACAATCCGCCAAGCTTATGGTCAGCGAAACATTATGAAGTTTGTAAGTATTTTGCTCTTGATGAACATGCCATGGTTCCAGAAACAGTGATTATGAGCAAAAAAGTTTGGGATACACTGTCACCAGAGGATCAAAAAATTGTTATGCAGGCTGCTATTGATTCTGGTGTATACCAAAGACAAGTTTGGGCGGATTATACGACGAAATCGCTCAATGACTTAAAAGACAAAGGTGTTATTATTTCTACTCCTGATAAAGCTGCTTTCCGTAAAGCTGTTGAACCGATGTATGCCAATTATCCTGAATATAAGGATATCATTGCTAAAATTCAAGCAGTTCAGTAA
- the iolB gene encoding 5-deoxy-glucuronate isomerase, producing the protein MDYFKPFEAKTGYKQIFKAGEQTEFTGLSVLTLGARESYQGTNGKEELALVILSGTCQVKVNGQIFENLGSRANVFAGKSTTVYVPIDSNWEVKEVAGGPLEVAVGLVPAEKKFEPFVVRPEEVVEAHRGVLNWQRDVHDILTDNAKGRVHRILVGETFSCSGQWSSYPSHKHDTYNPPFEAKMDEVYLFKVSPVEGFGIQVMYTDDLSMREAHIIKDGDAVALPRGYHPVASAPGFRVYYLWIMAGDYGRVLVPHDDPKLNWISNIAPMLKTR; encoded by the coding sequence ATGGATTACTTTAAACCCTTTGAGGCTAAAACAGGTTATAAACAAATTTTTAAGGCTGGAGAACAAACGGAATTTACGGGACTCTCTGTACTGACCTTGGGAGCGAGGGAAAGTTATCAAGGAACAAACGGCAAGGAAGAATTGGCACTTGTCATTTTATCAGGAACTTGTCAGGTAAAAGTCAATGGTCAAATTTTTGAAAATCTAGGTAGTCGGGCAAATGTTTTTGCGGGTAAGTCCACAACTGTCTATGTTCCCATCGATAGTAACTGGGAAGTCAAAGAAGTTGCGGGGGGGCCGCTTGAGGTAGCTGTGGGCTTAGTTCCGGCAGAGAAAAAATTCGAACCTTTTGTTGTTCGTCCAGAAGAAGTAGTGGAAGCCCATCGGGGCGTACTCAATTGGCAACGTGATGTTCATGATATTTTGACGGATAATGCGAAAGGACGGGTGCACCGGATTCTTGTTGGTGAGACCTTCTCCTGCTCTGGTCAATGGTCCAGTTATCCTTCCCATAAACATGATACGTATAATCCGCCTTTCGAAGCAAAGATGGATGAAGTTTACTTATTTAAGGTTAGCCCTGTAGAAGGGTTTGGTATTCAAGTGATGTACACGGATGATCTTTCTATGCGTGAGGCTCATATTATTAAGGACGGTGATGCAGTCGCTTTGCCGCGGGGCTATCATCCAGTCGCATCCGCACCAGGGTTTAGAGTGTATTACTTATGGATTATGGCTGGCGATTATGGTCGCGTATTGGTTCCTCATGATGATCCAAAATTAAATTGGATTTCTAATATTGCGCCGATGTTAAAGACCCGTTAG
- a CDS encoding aldose epimerase family protein — translation MMITGSAVQAKEQYGTILDEAYQGFINGKKVELFTLRNKQGMLAKITNYAGKLVQLLVPDKHGKLGDVVLGYDSLKQAMHGQVSMGCTIGRFANRIARGQFVLNGESYQLTINNGQNHLHGGTKGSRFVVFDAKQLDEQTLELTYYFKEGEEGYPGNCSFKTVYTLTNENELKIHYDAVTDSPTIVNFTNHTFWNLAGEGKDTILDHELTMNAEHFTPVDDTLIPTGEIRSVKNTPFDFTQPQKIGRRIAEKDEQLQYGQGYDLNWVLNKKSMEELSLAARVYEAESGRVMEIYTTEPGLQFYSGNGLTGKLPLDIGKNGKPYGFRSAFALETQHFPDSPNQPNFPSTLLNPGQWFSSTTIHKFSVQN, via the coding sequence ATGATGATAACCGGCTCAGCTGTACAAGCGAAAGAACAGTATGGGACTATTTTGGATGAAGCATACCAAGGCTTCATTAATGGTAAAAAGGTAGAACTTTTTACTTTGCGCAACAAACAGGGGATGTTGGCTAAAATTACGAATTATGCGGGGAAGCTTGTTCAATTATTGGTTCCAGATAAACATGGAAAACTGGGTGATGTTGTGCTTGGTTATGATTCGCTTAAGCAAGCCATGCATGGGCAAGTATCGATGGGATGTACCATTGGCCGATTTGCGAACCGTATTGCCCGCGGGCAGTTTGTTTTAAATGGTGAGTCTTATCAATTGACTATCAATAATGGTCAGAATCATTTGCATGGCGGCACAAAAGGATCGCGTTTTGTGGTGTTTGATGCCAAACAGCTTGACGAACAAACATTAGAACTTACTTATTATTTTAAAGAGGGTGAAGAAGGTTATCCCGGGAACTGTTCTTTTAAAACGGTCTATACATTGACGAATGAGAATGAACTTAAAATTCACTATGATGCCGTTACAGATAGCCCCACGATTGTAAATTTTACGAATCACACTTTTTGGAATTTGGCTGGTGAAGGAAAGGATACCATTCTGGATCATGAACTTACAATGAATGCCGAACACTTTACTCCTGTCGATGATACATTGATTCCGACGGGTGAGATACGATCTGTAAAAAATACGCCTTTTGATTTTACTCAGCCCCAGAAAATCGGTCGGAGAATCGCTGAAAAGGATGAGCAGCTCCAATACGGACAGGGTTATGATTTAAATTGGGTACTGAATAAAAAATCTATGGAAGAATTAAGTTTGGCCGCACGTGTCTATGAGGCCGAATCCGGTCGTGTTATGGAAATTTACACAACAGAACCGGGGCTACAATTTTATTCAGGAAATGGTTTGACAGGAAAATTACCACTTGATATCGGCAAGAATGGCAAACCTTATGGTTTCCGTAGTGCTTTTGCTTTAGAAACCCAGCATTTTCCCGATTCTCCGAATCAGCCAAACTTTCCATCTACCCTGTTGAATCCCGGACAATGGTTTTCTTCGACAACGATTCATAAGTTTTCTGTACAGAATTAA
- a CDS encoding UxaA family hydrolase, protein MAPLQIHSKDNVAVLLEPVQQGEKIQIGSFQLIAAEAIAPGHKIALTSIPTGQLITKYGFSIGHATADIPAGAWVHVHNMKTNLGELLEYHYEPVKQVIQPVDDRMTFQGYRRPDGKVGVRNEIWIVPTVSCVNRNIQLIAQQSEKLIQGKAQVDGVFAITHPYGCSQLGEDHQHTQRILADLVNHPNAGGVLVVGLGCENNHMEAFKKVLGDYDFERVKFLVAQDVADEVEIGCRLVEELASYADQIQREECSVNELVIGLKCGGSDGFSGITANPLVGSLSDKLIRLGGSSVLTEVPEMFGAETILMNRAVDKETFDKIVQLINDFKAYFMAYNQPIYENPSPGNKKGGISTLEDKSLGCTQKGGTSLVKDVLSYGDRVKVKGLNLLSSPGNDMVAATALAAAGCHMILFTTGRGTPLGTVIPTVKIATNNGIFTRKNNWFDFDASPLLSGQSMAELTDEFFKQIVKIASGQRTKSEILGFRDIAIFKNGVTL, encoded by the coding sequence TTGGCACCACTACAAATTCATTCCAAAGATAATGTTGCTGTTCTCTTAGAACCGGTGCAGCAAGGAGAAAAAATTCAGATTGGTTCGTTTCAACTGATTGCTGCCGAAGCGATTGCTCCCGGGCATAAAATTGCCCTGACTTCGATTCCTACGGGCCAGCTGATTACGAAATACGGTTTTTCAATTGGCCATGCTACGGCAGATATTCCGGCAGGTGCCTGGGTTCATGTTCATAATATGAAGACGAATTTAGGTGAGCTGTTAGAATATCACTATGAACCAGTGAAGCAAGTGATTCAGCCTGTAGACGATAGGATGACTTTTCAAGGCTATCGACGTCCAGATGGCAAAGTCGGTGTGAGAAATGAAATTTGGATTGTTCCTACAGTAAGTTGTGTCAATCGCAATATTCAGCTTATTGCCCAACAAAGCGAAAAACTCATTCAAGGCAAAGCCCAGGTCGACGGAGTTTTTGCTATAACTCATCCTTATGGTTGCTCACAGCTTGGTGAAGATCATCAACATACGCAGCGCATCCTTGCTGATTTAGTGAATCATCCCAATGCCGGCGGCGTTCTTGTCGTGGGACTTGGCTGTGAAAATAACCATATGGAAGCATTTAAAAAGGTTCTAGGCGACTACGATTTTGAGCGGGTGAAATTTTTAGTTGCACAAGATGTTGCTGACGAGGTTGAAATAGGTTGTCGTCTTGTGGAAGAACTGGCAAGTTACGCGGATCAAATTCAGCGTGAAGAATGTTCGGTGAACGAACTTGTTATCGGCTTAAAATGCGGTGGGTCTGATGGCTTTTCCGGTATAACGGCCAATCCCTTAGTAGGGTCCCTTTCCGATAAGCTGATTCGTCTAGGCGGCAGTTCGGTGTTGACAGAAGTTCCCGAGATGTTTGGTGCTGAAACAATTCTGATGAATCGAGCCGTTGATAAAGAAACATTTGATAAAATTGTGCAGCTGATTAATGATTTCAAAGCGTATTTCATGGCCTATAATCAACCAATTTATGAGAATCCTTCGCCAGGCAATAAAAAGGGCGGCATTAGTACACTAGAAGATAAATCATTGGGTTGTACGCAAAAGGGCGGCACGAGCTTGGTTAAAGATGTGCTTTCCTATGGCGATCGCGTCAAGGTAAAAGGACTCAACTTGCTCAGTTCGCCTGGCAATGATATGGTTGCTGCCACAGCTCTAGCTGCTGCTGGCTGTCACATGATCCTGTTTACAACGGGGCGTGGAACCCCCCTTGGAACGGTTATTCCAACAGTGAAGATAGCGACAAATAACGGTATTTTTACGCGGAAAAATAACTGGTTTGATTTCGACGCCAGTCCACTCCTGTCTGGCCAATCGATGGCTGAGCTGACGGATGAGTTTTTCAAGCAAATCGTAAAAATTGCCTCAGGTCAACGGACTAAATCAGAAATTCTCGGTTTCCGGGACATTGCTATTTTTAAAAATGGCGTCACATTATAA
- a CDS encoding alpha/beta hydrolase gives MLKILPGAEPFLLPGSRKGALLIHGFTGSPSEMRLLGEHLHRENYTVLAPRLAGHGTTPEDMACTSWRHWYGSVLDAYHLLAAQCDEIVAIGLSMGGLLALELAVNESVQKVISLSAPIYIAEKRLQWLPVASLFADFVPRRRKPMSDVAACYSVCYQRTPLKSLKSLLKLIGHVRGELDKVSQPLLIIQSRVEKTVVPKSAQFIYDHVLGEQKKLVWLKKSGHIVTLDMERETVFKEIDQFLTETD, from the coding sequence TTGCTGAAAATATTGCCTGGCGCTGAACCTTTTCTATTACCTGGCAGTAGAAAAGGCGCGCTGCTCATTCATGGATTTACTGGCTCTCCTTCAGAAATGAGACTGCTTGGTGAGCATTTACATAGAGAAAATTATACGGTTTTGGCACCTCGGCTGGCAGGGCATGGGACAACACCTGAAGATATGGCCTGTACTTCCTGGCGGCATTGGTATGGCTCGGTCCTTGATGCCTATCATTTGCTAGCGGCCCAATGCGATGAAATTGTTGCGATTGGCTTATCTATGGGGGGATTGCTTGCACTGGAACTTGCTGTAAATGAATCGGTTCAGAAAGTCATTAGTCTAAGTGCACCCATTTATATTGCCGAAAAAAGGTTGCAGTGGTTGCCTGTAGCCTCGCTATTTGCCGACTTTGTACCCCGACGTCGTAAGCCAATGTCTGATGTGGCTGCTTGCTATTCTGTCTGTTATCAGCGTACACCGCTCAAAAGCTTAAAAAGCCTGCTCAAATTAATTGGGCATGTTCGGGGCGAACTCGATAAAGTCAGTCAGCCCTTGCTAATTATACAGTCGCGTGTTGAAAAAACCGTTGTGCCGAAGAGTGCCCAATTTATTTATGATCATGTGTTAGGTGAACAAAAAAAGTTAGTCTGGCTGAAAAAATCCGGACATATTGTGACACTGGATATGGAGCGGGAAACGGTTTTTAAAGAAATTGATCAATTTTTGACTGAAACGGATTAA
- a CDS encoding ROK family protein, with protein sequence MRHIGNSKYVKKLNRMKILNIIKEREPVSRQQLAEQTGLTPAAITGIIRELMATHFVKELGLGQSNGGRKPIKLHFNHQAGYVIGLELTQHETVIAIADLKNRPQDIASVTLDLTYPESGVPSLIHEIKKVIHKEENSTKKFMAVGIAFPGILHRHGNLVKRAVNLGPKWSGFPLKQELEMALSVPVSMENNAKAAALAEKWFGGGVAYDNLAYINMGEGISTGIILNNAILQGAHGYAGQIGHMVLDSNGTMCKCGNRGCLETICACPALLRKARAELPLIDDQDPLAKIWQEKQTISFSDIVHTAAIENSYSAKLLDQVGRTMGLVLANMINLYDPEAIFIGGKMASAGPLFIDVIRETVQSHAFPEMASSSKILLSSLGAHTGAIGACALVLKELLQTTESVIFEDIKPI encoded by the coding sequence ATGCGTCATATCGGTAATAGCAAATATGTTAAAAAACTAAATCGAATGAAAATATTAAATATTATCAAAGAACGCGAACCCGTTTCTCGTCAGCAATTAGCCGAACAGACGGGATTAACACCAGCAGCTATTACAGGGATCATTCGTGAACTTATGGCTACTCATTTTGTCAAAGAACTGGGATTAGGTCAATCTAATGGCGGACGTAAACCGATCAAGCTGCATTTTAATCATCAGGCAGGCTATGTGATCGGTCTGGAACTGACACAGCATGAAACAGTAATAGCTATTGCCGATTTGAAAAATCGTCCTCAGGACATTGCGTCCGTTACACTTGACTTGACTTATCCTGAGTCAGGGGTTCCTTCGCTTATTCATGAAATAAAAAAGGTCATTCATAAAGAAGAAAATAGCACTAAAAAATTTATGGCTGTAGGAATTGCTTTTCCAGGCATTTTGCATAGGCATGGGAATTTGGTTAAGCGGGCAGTTAATTTAGGCCCAAAATGGAGTGGCTTTCCGCTTAAGCAAGAATTGGAAATGGCCTTAAGTGTGCCTGTGTCTATGGAAAATAATGCTAAAGCAGCGGCTTTGGCCGAAAAGTGGTTCGGTGGGGGAGTTGCTTATGATAATCTGGCTTATATCAATATGGGCGAAGGCATTAGTACCGGCATTATTCTCAATAACGCTATTTTGCAGGGGGCGCATGGTTATGCCGGACAAATCGGCCATATGGTGCTTGATTCCAACGGAACCATGTGTAAGTGCGGCAATCGTGGCTGCCTGGAAACTATTTGTGCCTGTCCGGCTTTACTGCGTAAAGCCAGGGCGGAATTGCCGCTGATTGATGACCAGGACCCGCTGGCGAAAATTTGGCAGGAAAAACAAACGATTTCTTTTTCTGACATTGTACATACGGCTGCGATAGAAAATAGCTATAGTGCGAAGCTGTTGGATCAAGTCGGGCGAACCATGGGGCTGGTTCTGGCTAACATGATTAATCTTTATGATCCCGAAGCCATTTTTATTGGCGGAAAAATGGCTTCGGCCGGCCCCTTATTTATTGATGTTATCCGAGAAACGGTTCAAAGCCATGCTTTTCCGGAAATGGCCAGTTCATCAAAAATTTTATTGTCTTCTCTTGGGGCTCATACGGGTGCTATTGGTGCTTGTGCTTTAGTTCTCAAAGAACTTTTACAAACAACCGAATCGGTTATTTTTGAAGATATCAAGCCGATTTAA